The following coding sequences are from one Humulus lupulus chromosome X, drHumLupu1.1, whole genome shotgun sequence window:
- the LOC133807097 gene encoding O-fucosyltransferase 9: MHGYSRLGTARSSGSPPSSPRFRHGRSKSGSGRGSKQSIVEKVIFILISAVFRRRGVLLLAPLLYISGMLLYMGSVSFDVVSLKNGVVVVHKHPPPGSVYRSPQVFEKLWRFMEAESNGTENVLISVWNSKVHQVWKPCVYKDISKAELPKSNGFFIIEANGGLNQQRLSICDAVAVAGLLNATLVIPIFHLNSVWRDSSNFKDIFDEEFFIHTLRNQVNVVRELPEDVLQRFDNNISKIVNLRVKAWSSPTYYLHKVLPKLVEMGAVRIAPFSNRLAHAVPSSVQGLRCLANFEALRFSEPIKRLAEKMVDRMIKKSYQSDGKYVSVHLRFEEDMVAFSCCEYGGGEEEKHEMDIARERSWRGKFRRRGRVIRPGANRVDGKCPLTPLEVGMMLRGMGFDKTTSVYVAAGKIYKTEKHMAPLKQMFPRLETKDTLASPEELAPFKGHSSRLAALDYTVCLYSEVFVTTQGGNFPHFLTGHRRYLFGGHAKTIKPDKRKLALLFDNPNIRWEDFKRQMRDMLRHSDQKGIETRKPSGSLYTFPMPDCMCKQAEQRVKTLIIQQDV; the protein is encoded by the exons ATGCACGGCTACAGCCGCCTCGGTACCGCAAGGTCCAGCGGCTCGCCGCCTTCATCGCCTCGGTTTCGCCATGGCCGGAGTAAGAGCGGCAGCGGAAGAGGATCGAAGCAGAGTATTGTAGAGAAGGTCATCTTTATACTTATATCTGCAGTGTTTAGGAGAAGAGGCGTGCTATTGTTGGCGCCGCTGCTTTACATTTCGGGAATGTTGTTGTATATGGGCTCGGTGAGCTTCGATGTTGTTAGCTTGAAAAATGGTGTCGTTGTAGTTCACAAGCATCCTCCACCGGGTTCCGTGTACAGGAGCCCTCAGGTCTTTGAGAAGCTTTGGCGTTTTATGGAAGCTGAAAGCAATGGAACTGAAAATGTG TTGATATCGGTGTGGAATTCTAAAGTGCATCAGGTTTGGAAGCCTTGTGTTTACAAGGATATCTCAAAAGCAG AATTGCCAAAGTCGAATGGTTTTTTCATAATTGAAGCAAATGGCGGGTTAAACCAGCAACGTCTGTCG ATTTGTGATGCTGTTGCTGTGGCTGGACTATTGAATGCAACTCTTGTAATTCCAATTTTTCATTTGAATAGTGTTTGGCGAGACTCCAG CAATTTTAAGGATATATTTGATGAAGAATTTTTCATCCATACTCTCCGAAATCAAGTGAATGTAGTGAGGGAGCTACCAGAAGATGTTCTTCAGCGTTTTGACAATAATATAAGCAAAATCGTGAATCTTAGAGTAAAAGCTTGGTCAAGTCCAACTTACTATCTTCATAAGGTCCTTCCAAAGTTGGTAGAAATGGG GGCTGTGCGGATTGCACCATTCTCCAACAGATTGGCTCATGCAGTTCCTTCAAGTGTCCAAGGGCTTAGATGCTTAGCCAATTTTGAAGCACTAAGATTCTCAGAACCTATAAAGAGGCTGGCAGAGAAAATGGTAGATCGAATGATTAAGAAAAGCTACCAGAGTGATGGAAAATATGTATCTGTACATCTTCGGTTTGAAGAG GATATGGTTGCTTTTTCATGCTGCGAATATGGTGGTGGAGAGGAAGAGAAACATGAAATGGATATTGCTCGAGAAAGAAGTTGGAGAGGAAAATTTAGGAGAAGGGGCAGAGTAATAAGGCCTGGTGCAAATCGAGTGGATGGAAAATGTCCTTTAACTCCTTTGGAG GTGGGAATGATGCTCAGGGGCATGGGTTTCGATAAAACTACTTCTGTATATGTTGCAGCTGGAAAAATTTATAAAACAGAGAAGCATATGGCCCCACTAAAGCAAATGTTTCCTCGTTTAGAAACGAAAGATACATTAGCTTCCCCAGAAGAGCTTGCTCCTTTTAAG GGCCACTCATCTAGGTTGGCTGCTCTTGATTACACGGTTTGCCTATACAGTGAAGTGTTTGTCACCACTCAGGGTGGCAATTTTCCCCATTTCTTGACCGGCCACCGGCGCTATTTGTTCGGGGGACATGCAAAGACGATCAAACCCGACAAGAGGAAATTAGCTCTGTTGTTTGATAATCCAAATATCAG ATGGGAAGACTTCAAACGACAAATGCGTGACATGCTTCGCCACAGTGATCAAAAGGGTATTGAGACAAGAAAACCTAGTGGCTCTTTATATACATTTCCGATGCCAGATTGCATGTGTAAACAAGCCGAGCAAAGAGTGAAAACGTTAATAATACAACAAGACGTGTGA